AAAGTGCTAATGAATTCATTTTGTATTGTCAATTTTactaaattcatttatcagttccaGAATTCTCTTGATGATGTTCTTAGATTTATTCCCATATAGAaccatgttatctgcaaacagaaatataaatttaaattcttaCTTTCCTGTTTGAAtagatattatttcttttcttcttcacttttattcatttgaatcatttcctgtttctcttagctagaaaaattaatttttacaaagaaccagctcttcatttttttatggattgatttatttattttaaaagcagacttacaaagaagtagaggcagaaagagagagagagagagagagagagagagagagagagaggggcagtcttccatctactggttcactgcccaaatggcctcaacggccagagctgcactgatccaaagccaggagcttcttccaggtctcgcatgtgggttgaggggctaaaggacttgggccatcttctactgctttcccaggccatagcagagagctggaccagaagtggagcagccaggacttgcaccagcccccgtatgggatgcctgcactacaggcggtgtctttacctgtcacgccacaatgctggtccctcttcattttatttacttttagtatTGCTTAAGattcttccttatttatttctgctttgatctttattattcactttttttacTGCCCTTGGATTTGActccttcttgtttttttctgggtcatTGAGAAGGATAGTAGGTTACATATCTGATATCTTTATTGTGTTTCTAGATGTTTGGCCAACTGAAGTCATAGTTTCAATTTCTATGCTTCCCTGATAACTGTGGGAACCTTCTAGGTGACTGCAGAGAATACATGCAGAAATGAGGCTGTATTAGTTtgctaacaaaataccacagatagTGTGATTTTAATCAGAGaaatttacttctcagagttgtggaGATTGAAAACACAAGGTCAAAGTCATAACaagcttgatttttttctagatGCCTTTCTCCCAATGGGCCTCACATGTATGATATTATTTGATCTGCTCAAAAGCAATTTCTCCAGGTAGAGTCATATTGGCAGTTAGCACTTAAAGGTATGAGTTTTAGGgtggcacatttcagtccataacacttAAAGGGGCTACATGGTCTGACTCACAGACCGCCATCTCTGGAAAGGatagaaattttgaaatgagTGTTGGGATTCTTACAGTATTACTTTCAGTACTAACTCCATTGAAAgttgtgcatgcatgcacacacacagaaataaagaatcttgtggccagcgccgtggctcactaggcaccggcacaccgcgctctagtcccggttgggtgctggattctgtcccggttgcccctcttccaggccagctctctgctgtggcccgggagtgcagtggaggatggcccaagtacttgggccctgcaccccatgggagaccaggagaagcacctggctcctgcattcggatcagtgcagtgtgcctgccgcagtgtgctggccgcggcggccattggagggtaaacaaATGgtaaaggatgacctttctctctgtctctctctcactgtccactctgcctgtcaaaaaaaaaaaaaagaatcttgcacATACTACAGTGGAAATGCCTAATCATTGCTACCTATAGGTAACATCAATACAATAACCATAAGGTGGCAAATTAGCAAACCAGTAAAAAGAGTACTGGAAAGAATGACAACAGAATCTGCAACTacaaaaatatgtgtgtgtatatatatatatgatattcaatatttatagttgctaaaagataaatactgatgtgtggaaaataaaacctaaatctTACCTTTCAATATTACAGACTATGCTACATGAAGAATGTCTTCCCCAAACCATTCACTGGGttaatgctgtggcatagtatgttaggTCTTcaactgcagcaccagaatcccatatgagtgccaattcaagtgccagctgctgcacttccagttctGCTCTTGGTAATGGccaagaaagcagtgaaagatggcccaagttctagggcccctgcaaccatgtggcagacctagaggatgttcctatctcctggctttggatcatcccaggtccagccattgtggccatttggggagtgaaccagtggatagagaagacccttctttctgtctctcctttatgTCCATAGctgcttctcaaatataaaataaatctttataaaatattgaaatatcttcacattttaaattttggctACTCAAAGCTAGCACAGGACTACATTATACATAGGAAAGATAGATCCTGAAAATCATAAATGTAATGCATTGTATCAAAATTTtcacaaatacttctgattttctcagcactAGATACTAAATTAATGACATAGTGAGTCATTGTGGGTTTTTCAGCTCTTTGACAACCACTTGTAGTACTTTACAGCTTTTCCAAATTTATCACTATGTGTGTTTTTCAAAACATGCACTGGATTTCACCAGTTTAGTGAACATGAAATTGCATTTTAGTGGCACATgcaatcaacatctgcaaagcctccaAAACATAGGAATAATATCATGGATCAGTTATGAGACTTACATTTGATTGAGTTCAATTCTTTTATGCTAATTTGTCATTAGTATGTGGCAAttacaaatataattaataattaagcaTATAAGCATTAAAATTGAATGATTCAAAGAATTTGGAAATGACAATATGTAGCAGTGGAGACACATTTTTAATATTGATGATGATCACTTAAAATCTAAATAAGAAGCTATTCTCGTAAACTCCCAAAGACATACAGAAAGTAAAGAAATACCACAGAAAGTAAGAGCAAAGAGACTTGGTGCTGTTTGAAACCTGGTCTGCTTTCCTATCCCCTGTCGTGACACAGTGAAATGGAAACATCAGGATCCTCTCtcgtctctgccacccactgaaGGGCAAGGCATCCACATTTGTTCTGACTCCAGTTACCTGTTGCCAAGAATATGTTCTGGGTGAATGTGGCTGAGAGGTAGTGCCCTGTCCTATCTGAATGATGGAGACTATGCATTTGTCAAGAGAACACATAGATCCCATCTTCCACTACATGTCATGTCCACAGTAAGCATGTCTACTGAAACTGATCACATTTGTGGTGAATTTAAGTTGGAAGTTTTTGGgataaggaagatctctctctctctctctctctctctctctctgtgtgtgtgtgtgtgtgtgtgtttcaaataagtaattttgtttaaaaataacccAATTCAAATTTCTGATATGGCTCAAAGGCCTTCACCTACTTGAGGCATTGCTTCCTGGGAGGTGTTTTTCAGTATGTGAttttgcaggaagttggaattgaatCAGGAGGGGAGCAGTCACTCAAATGGTACTTTGTAGTGAATCTTGGCTAGATCTTATCTCTTCCACAAGCAGGCCCCAGGGTTTTCCAGAAGATAACTGTGTCAAAAAGGAAAACCTGAGAAGGCAAATGCTTTACAATGTGTGCTTCTCTCGCATGTCCTGATGTCTCATAGGTGAAGGAAGTGAAATGGTGAAATCCAAGGTCTTGTGAAGGGATGGATACAGGGAGTGATGTTATTTGAAATCATTTCTGGAAAAGTAtactacattaaatatatattatgtatggtTGTTCCAATGCAATTTTGGCCAAAAATATGAAGTGTAAGTTGCATACTTTCTATAGACTTTCAGTTCTAAAAAATATAAGAAGTTTTCTAGTGTACGCACATACATGGAATCCTGTATGGTACTTTTGAAATCATAGAAAAAGAGTAAATTCAAAATAACTTCTGTAGTGTAAATTTTAGTGAAAGGCTGAAAGGCCTgaaagagcatctcaggcatggaaagacaagactttgtagaaaaagaaaaagaaaacctacatggaggatctctgcgaGACCACAGAGGAAAGGaagagtcatcaaagaaggagacactcttctctgaaggaagAGGGGAACAttctctttgcttatggctgtgtccaaataatGACAGGGTCTATGGTCACGAAAGGGCTCCATATCAAGGGCAGCTCACAacaggagcctcgggtgatcattgatgtcataaaaaaaggagtgttaattgttaaaggaacaatagaagtcaatgtgcacttgctccccaggtaggacatCTGTCCCTAATGAATGgcaatatgagaatcaactgcagattctctccccaaactgcactctctatatattgtgtgtgggtgtgggggcaaattgttgaactctatgaTTAACATAGAGATGGTCCTCtctatataaagtcatactaaaaatgatccataatgaaggcgatgggagagggaatgggaggtggaaGGGAGTAGCGTGGGgggcatgagggaaagaaccactgtattcctaaagttgtatctatgtaaaaatgcattcatcaaataaataaaataaatcttaaaaaaataaataaattttagtgacAACATAATGTTTATCTCTTTGATAACctcattattttacaaaatttgtttACAGTGCTTTCTCTTCCAGGTGTGACTCTGGGCACTTTCACATATTTCCAAGAGCAAAGAAAATACATCACCTGTAAGTGGATTTCTTAATTATTCCTCAGCTTATAGTCAGTTTTCATTTTAGGAAATCTGTAATTGTTTATTAATTAAATTgggaaataaacataattttgtgCTCAGAGAATATCCACAAATAAGATGAATGACAAATGTGGCATGATTATCAAACATTGCATTCATCTAAGATAGGGCAATTTGGTCTCTGTTCTTTCTGTTGCCAtgacaaaatatatattaaacgTTTGAGTTAAACCTCAGTGCAAAATATCCAAAATTTTTTGGATCATGATGTCAAAAACCTTCTTTATTGTCACATACATGATGTCAATATTTTTAGTGCTACCCTgaaaataaacacttagcattctacAAAGGTAAAAATTGCCTGGTACTAAAACACCAATCAGTTAAGTTCGTTTTTGAATTTTTAGAGTAATGCagtctttataattttgaagagCTGAACTTGATTCAGGTGGAGGATCCAAAATGTGGGAAAAAGTGTCTAGGGCaggtaattttgtatttttaagatttatttatttatttatttgaaaggcaaagttacagagattgggagagactggggggagagaaaaatagatatcttccttctttctgctccatttcccacatggccacaatggctgggactgggtcaggctaaacCAAGAGCCTAGGACTCCATCTTGGTCACCCATATTAGGGGatggggcccaaatactcaggccatctttcagtACTCTTTCAGGTATATCAGCAATGGGGCAGGGTTGGAATGGAGAGATAGGACTCAAATTGTATGCTCACAAGGGATGACAGaattgcagatggaggcttaacctgctacatcacatttCTGGTGCCTACTGCTGTTTCTTAAACAAATCTTTATGCATTTCTCTCAATTAGTCAGAAATGCAGATTGTAGTGCAGAATTCACCAAGTACTGTTTTTGGGCAAataatttcattgttttcctttaatttgatgtaatgttatttcagttcttcaAATGTTCATCAGTAGAATAGTCATAGACAAAGCCAAAAGCTATTTTCTATTGTCTGTCTTACCTGAATGTtctctcttatttaaaaatatttatgagcttgATAGGGGAAGAAGTtaatggacagaaagagagagagagctcccatgcatgtattcactccctaaataatgATACCAAGCAGAGGTGGGCAGGATtgaaaccaggagttaggaatGGAGTCTAGGCCTGCCTCACTGATgacatcactactgcttccccagTTCTGCATTAGCTGAGCTGGAAACTAGAACAGGCACTGGAAATCCAACCTGGGCACTTTGAAGTAGAAGTGGGGTTTCTcagctggcatcataaacactaaaCTAAATGCCTAacctctctttaaaatatttctcctcTGCCATATTTGAAGTGACTGTGGATgatgttttcctggaaattcttCTGTGTTCATTCTCATTAAAGCTTCACTGATAGGATCTTGTCTTTTTTCCTACATACTTCTAAATTCTTCACTTTAACATTGCTCACTCAAAAGTCAGTATTATCCCCCTTTCAGCCTGTTATGTAATCCCCTTAACAGATGTAGCCCTTTTGATCTGAAACTCCTCTTTCCCTCTAGTTTAGGCATTTTTCACAGCTTTCAGACAATAGTTGACTCCCTGTTTAATGCTTCTTATGTGGTTGTCCAAATGCTCAAGTCTAAAATGAAACCatatccttccttcttccttcatacCTGTATACAAGATATACAACTTTCAGTGTTTGTTTTGTGACAGAGTTCATATGTTGACCGGAAGTGTTCCATTGCAGATGATGATAggatttgaagacctggctgtgtattTCACCTGGAaagaatggcagaacatgaacaatactcaaaaaatcttgtacagggatgtgatgctggagacctacagcatcctgttctccttgggtgagtgacaccAATCACATTCCCAATGGTAATTTTTTTTGCTCTTTGACAAATAAGTAAACACTTTATAAAGTATAATGTTTGGAGGGTGTAGAATTTGAGAACATGAATAATCTGAATTTCTAACATCAAGAAAGGATTCAAATTGGTACCTTTGTTGCAGAGCACCTGGACCAAGCTGTAGTCTTAAATAACCCAAGATTGTGAGTTCACAAAATCTGACattgtttccattaatagggcactgcatgaccaaacctgacttgatcttgaagttggagcaaggagcagagccctggatgggggaagaatgcctacatcagagtcttccaggtcagtctgcacataatgggcagggaggccaaagtaGAAGCAGTGCAGCAGATGTTGACTGGTGCTCTTTCCATGAGTTTTTCTCAAATCTTTCTCCTGATGACAGCTGGATTTGTATATCCAGTATTCTAGAATATCTAGGGATACCAacgtctgtctctttttctcttggtGAAGatgttcttttaattaaaaaaaatccaatgctTTTCTGGTGTTACTAAGGCTGTTTTCCAGGTTAGATTCATTCTACAAATTCTAACTTGTCATTCTCCACACTTTCATACCTTTTCCTTCATGAATTTATTaattccttttgttctttctctaggcctctcaaataaataagaaaatgataggttgttggaaacatttgaggaatgagcctgTGGCTGGCAattctctcttttattctctttgtgcctcaatctttgtctctttggcttttaagtaagtaaataaatgagtaaatgctAAAAGATGATGAGGagtaagcctctgtgctgtgacatcaAAAATCATAAAGCTAAGCATGATCTTGTATAGGAACATGAAAATAAAGGATCCTAGAGTCACCAAGAAATTCATGAGTTTCTCAATCCCAAGGTCAAGTAACCTCATAGGTTCATGTTGAATGGCTCAGATTTGTTTGGGAGAAGAGTTTGAATtatgaattcttatttttcattgtcattgagaaacaagaaaatgacaaaacagcataggaaatgaagttttctgtggAAATAGGAGACAACTAATCAAAAgcctccagaaactcaaattatcacagaggaatgtttatagaaagaattgaGAGCAGATAACCACAGCTGGTGTTTTTAGAATGAGTTAGAAAAGACATTTCAAAGAAAGTGAACACAGCCCGGGTTGTAGAAACATATTCTTTAAACTGATAGGGAGTTTATACCCAGGATGGTATACTGTGGCTTTTCTGTAGCAGTAGCAAATATGAGAAGCTGAAGATGTCAGATTTACTTAGGAATATGGGTAAACTGTCATAAAGTGCAGACAAAagagtttttcatttgaaaaatcctaCATATGCTATTTCCTGGGTAAGACTGAACATAAGGCAATCATACATTCAAATACTGTTCCTTAAATGTGGTCCTGTTTAAAATACAAACACATTTCATTCTTCTTCACCTTAAAGTAAATGATCCAGTAAAACTTTCTCATATTTCTACCTGAAATATTAGAGAAGTacaaaatacacaatttttataaatacatacagAAGGAAATAAATTGTTGCTAGGTAATGGGTGAAAATTTTTGCTGAATATTTGTCCATTCATTGAAATCTTATGTGGTTGTTTCATCTctgtgaaaagcagaatgacaatgagaggagagagatcttttaactctctgcaaatgactgcaacagttagGTCTGACTAGTCTGAAGCCAatagtctggaattccatctagtCTTCTGTGGTGCatcacagggtcccaaacacatgaaccatcatctgcagcctcccaggttacataagcagagagctatatgcaaagcagagagctgtattggaggcAGAGgagtcaggtctcaaactggcactgctttgggatgcaggcatccaaagcagtgAGTTAATACATCTTACCACAAATGCCATTCTACCATACCTGAACAGAATTCAGGTAGTGAACAAGATCATGATTGATATTTGGCAGACCTATTGATGCAattcaatatattaatatattaaggaGAAAACCATATAATGATCATAACTAAGTTTCTcatattaattttgttaatatcTTAGGCCATTTGAATACCAAGTAACTTTCCATTTACATAAGTTAGCAAGGAGAAAGTTATATGTGATTCAGTGaagtggttgtttgtttttttctcatttcagttgcTGTGAAAAGGGATGACCTGGTTAGGAACAGCCAGGAATGTCAGGACAAAAGTCTGAATCttaatgttaagaaaaataacaagacatcAACTCCAAAAAcagttgaattaagaaaaacatttaatttaagTTCAAGCCATATTCCCAAACTAATTATCAGAAAGAGAAATTATTCAAGAATGAAACCTGAAGAATGCAATATATGTCACAATGTGTATCCCCAAAGTGGGTCTGATCAACTGCAAGCTGAAGAGAAATTTGATGccactaaggtgcctgggaacTCTCTCCAGTTCTATGAGCCTCTTAGTCAGTGTCACAAGATTCAGACTGTGAAGCAGACATCTGAGCATATTGGAAAAGGGAAAGTCTTCACAAGGAAGATGTCCTATAAATCTGAGAGGGTTTGTAAGGGAGAAATCTGTAATAAGTCAACTATCACTGTTGGAAAGGCAACTCAAATAGTAAATGCTTTCCACAAAAGCTCTAACCTCAGTACGCATCAACAAACCCACACAAGAgagaaattttatgaatatattaggGATGTGGAGCCTGTGACTTACCAATCACATCTTATCATAAATCAGAGACCACATTTAGAGAAAAAACCCCATGCAGGTAAAACCTGTAATAAATCATTCAGTTGTAATTCCTGCAATAGCATCCATCACAGTACTCACATACAGGGAAACCCCCATATGTGTATTGAATGTGGAGAGACCACTCACCAggagtcagatctcattagacaacAGAAAATTCACATACAGATGAAACCTCATGAGTGTACTGATAGTAGAAAAGCCTTTTTCCCAAAACCATATCTCATAACAcaacagagaattcacacagaggagaaacctcatgaatatAATGACTATGGAAAAGACTTTTTGAACAAGTCTGACCTTGATAATCAGCAGAGAATTCAGAAAGGGCAGaagccttatgaatgcaatgattATGGAAAAGCCTTTGTTCAGAAGTCAAACCTCacaatgcatcagagaattcacacaggggagaaactttatgaatgtaatgactgtggaaaagtctTTGGCCAGAAGTCAAGCCTCATaattcatcagagaattcacacgggagagaaaccttatgaatgtaatgtctgtagaaaagcttttggccagaaatcaagtctcataatgcatca
This is a stretch of genomic DNA from Oryctolagus cuniculus chromosome 17 unlocalized genomic scaffold, mOryCun1.1 SUPER_17_unloc_3, whole genome shotgun sequence. It encodes these proteins:
- the LOC138847913 gene encoding zinc finger protein 717-like, which codes for MLTGSVPLQMMIGFEDLAVYFTWKEWQNMNNTQKILYRDVMLETYSILFSLGHCMTKPDLILKLEQGAEPWMGEECLHQSLPVAVKRDDLVRNSQECQDKSLNLNVKKNNKTSTPKTVELRKTFNLSSSHIPKLIIRKRNYSRMKPEECNICHNVYPQSGSDQLQAEEKFDATKVPGNSLQFYEPLSQCHKIQTVKQTSEHIGKGKVFTRKMSYKSERVCKGEICNKSTITVGKATQIVNAFHKSSNLSTHQQTHTREKFYEYIRDVEPVTYQSHLIINQRPHLEKKPHAGKTCNKSFSCNSCNSIHHSTHIQGNPHMCIECGETTHQESDLIRQQKIHIQMKPHECTDSRKAFFPKPYLITQQRIHTEEKPHEYNDYGKDFLNKSDLDNQQRIQKGQKPYECNDYGKAFVQKSNLTMHQRIHTGEKLYECNDCGKVFGQKSSLIIHQRIHTGEKPYECNVCRKAFGQKSSLIMHQRIHTGEKPYECNDCGKVFGHKSNLIIHQRIHTGEKPYECNDCGKAFGNQPNLIRHQRIHTREKPYECNNCGKAFGQKTSLIMHQRIHTGEKPYECNNCGKAFGQKSSLIMHQRIHTGEKPYECNDCGKAFIQKSTLRMHQRTHTGEKPYECSECGKAFGQKTSLIVHQRIHTGEKPYECNDCGKAFGNQPDLIRHQRTHTGEKPYECSDCGKAFGRKTSLIVHQRIHTREKP